One genomic region from Glaciimonas sp. PAMC28666 encodes:
- a CDS encoding cyclic peptide export ABC transporter, which translates to MKTPPLQKNRPATRLLLSLLYRSRWPLAIALIACVVNGLSSVSLVALINHALTASPAALTPLAWKFAGLAVLTLVSRILGGVLFAQLSQGTMSKMREHISQRVASASYRDVEKLGAARAQSIVTEDATNVSMLFFALPNLLMHGSIVAGCLAYLAYLSWPVFFLASAVVVTGSLGYRLGDARAIRALEAAGVAQDKLFGYFNALFAGAKELKLHRERARSFMRESLNPEIDAVRLHRTKAFVSYAVGVGWILFLFYVFLGVVIFLPSQIAVIDFKVLAGYVIVFLFMLVPLDGVLNNLPTLNAARVSLGRIENVLQELQDVENDTRSTTFDAFQQLTIKGLTHRYYREKEDGMFQFGPMDLTFKPGELTFLVGGNGSGKTTLAKLLVGLYTPEGADVRVDGQIIDDANRPQYRQLFSAVFSDFHLFESLLGISSPTKSDLDARANALLAKLHLDHKVKIVNGAFSTRELSQGQRKRLALVVAYLEDRPFYLFDEWAADQDPMFKAVFYQELLPELAARGKAVLAITHDDRYFHLADRCIKLENGMIVDEDAHPTAMLAQA; encoded by the coding sequence ATGAAGACTCCACCGCTGCAAAAAAATCGACCGGCCACCCGGCTTTTGTTGTCACTCCTTTATCGTTCGCGCTGGCCTCTGGCGATAGCCTTGATCGCCTGCGTCGTCAACGGACTGTCTAGCGTGTCGCTGGTCGCGCTCATCAACCATGCGCTAACGGCTTCGCCCGCAGCGCTGACGCCGTTGGCCTGGAAATTTGCCGGACTAGCCGTCTTAACGCTGGTGAGCCGGATTTTGGGCGGCGTGCTGTTTGCACAACTAAGCCAGGGGACCATGAGCAAAATGCGCGAGCATATTTCGCAGCGGGTTGCCAGCGCGTCCTATCGCGATGTGGAAAAATTAGGTGCCGCACGCGCGCAGTCGATCGTCACCGAAGACGCCACCAACGTGTCGATGCTGTTCTTTGCGCTGCCCAACTTGTTGATGCATGGTTCCATCGTCGCGGGATGCCTCGCGTACCTGGCGTATTTATCATGGCCGGTGTTCTTCCTGGCCAGTGCCGTGGTCGTCACTGGCTCACTCGGCTATCGACTGGGCGACGCCCGCGCCATCCGGGCGCTGGAAGCCGCCGGGGTCGCGCAAGACAAGCTGTTCGGCTACTTCAATGCCCTGTTCGCGGGTGCCAAAGAACTGAAACTACATCGCGAGCGCGCCAGAAGTTTTATGCGCGAATCCCTCAATCCTGAGATCGACGCCGTGCGCCTCCATCGCACTAAAGCCTTCGTGTCGTACGCGGTTGGCGTGGGCTGGATTTTGTTTCTGTTTTACGTATTTCTTGGCGTGGTCATTTTTCTACCGAGCCAGATTGCAGTGATCGATTTCAAAGTGTTGGCCGGTTATGTGATCGTGTTCTTATTCATGCTGGTGCCGCTGGACGGCGTCCTCAACAACCTGCCGACGCTCAATGCTGCCCGGGTTTCGCTAGGTCGTATTGAAAACGTACTGCAAGAACTGCAAGATGTTGAAAATGATACCCGGTCCACCACATTTGACGCTTTCCAGCAACTCACTATCAAAGGCCTGACGCACCGCTATTACCGCGAAAAAGAAGACGGCATGTTCCAGTTCGGCCCAATGGACCTGACCTTTAAACCGGGTGAACTGACATTTTTGGTAGGCGGCAATGGCAGTGGAAAAACCACGCTCGCCAAATTATTGGTGGGACTCTACACGCCCGAAGGTGCGGACGTGCGGGTCGATGGTCAAATAATCGACGATGCCAATCGACCGCAATATCGGCAACTTTTCTCAGCGGTATTTTCTGATTTTCATTTGTTTGAATCATTGCTCGGCATCAGTTCCCCCACCAAGAGTGACCTTGATGCACGCGCCAATGCGCTGCTGGCAAAACTTCATCTGGATCACAAAGTAAAAATCGTCAACGGTGCATTTTCAACCAGAGAACTATCGCAGGGCCAACGCAAAAGACTGGCTTTGGTCGTCGCCTATCTTGAAGATCGCCCGTTTTATTTATTCGACGAATGGGCAGCGGATCAAGACCCGATGTTTAAAGCCGTGTTTTATCAGGAGTTATTGCCAGAGCTGGCAGCCCGTGGAAAAGCAGTCCTCGCCATCACCCATGACGACCGTTATTTCCATCTCGCGGACCGGTGTATTAAACTGGAAAACGGCATGATTGTTGATGAGGATGCGCATCCGACAGCGATGCTTGCGCAGGCCTGA
- a CDS encoding non-ribosomal peptide synthetase, which translates to MSNNQQQRSTSAMNATDAARTPHWKDSSGDRPPQCALPYDRQPRGQCPTCSHILRHQPFVVDCDLTSRLRAQHADLGLLFLSAFVVLLHRYDSQSGMRIAVSSGDDLLLAVMQPIGRQSVSTLLLDVDGAIQEARQKARENPLLLASVMQRDSVGIDCKNGGAQLLQLPDVAAFHQCDGEVNWSSDNVAGGVRSSPFALILATEVSADGLLSAGFFYSTALFESSTITRLSGHFVGLLEQIARNPEIALDQLALLSDAEQAQIAGWNAVVAQADARVLDPLAQTSLPVFVPIHAALAAQAAANPDRIALCHGVSTVSWCELNVRSNRLAHRLITSGVQAEVRVGVSIERSPEMIIALLAILKAGGTFVPLDPGYPAARLAYMLTDAGVQHLVTQRTIAERTMAERSPSTGMTTWYLDDLETAAGVMPPEWDQDPAVVIHPAQSAYLIYTSGSTGQPKGVTVEHGPLARHCQAIGERYQMSAADRVLHFASINFDLAHEYWLMPLLFGARLVITDNVLWSPAEACDQLVRHGVTVAAFPPSYLVQLAEAMLVRTQRMSAFPSALPDTKVTLRVLAFGGEALSREHFELVRSVFAPATLINGYGPTETVISPMLWMTQPDTDPAEWQQNAYLPIGTAVGARSVYVLDAALNALPVGVAGELYLGGAELARGYHARAGMTAERFIPDPFRVGGRLYRTGDRARWRADGSVDYLGRLDHQVKLRGLRIEPGEIEAQLLACPGVRQAAVLVHGEGGDAQLVAYLVPEQGSASPLDRTLLKQQVAQHLPAYMVPAQFILLDALPVTANGKLDRRALPAPTWEGRAYRAPQSVVEISLAAIWAKVLKLAPEQVGLDDHFFELGGHSLLATQATALIRERLLIALSLADFFEHPTLTQLAAYLSRHVGAAELSEADELSDMDALLQALEN; encoded by the coding sequence ATGAGCAACAATCAGCAGCAGCGATCAACATCAGCGATGAATGCCACTGACGCTGCGCGCACTCCACATTGGAAGGATTCCTCGGGTGATCGTCCCCCGCAATGTGCGTTGCCATATGATCGGCAACCGCGGGGCCAGTGCCCAACGTGTTCTCATATTTTGAGGCACCAGCCTTTTGTAGTGGATTGTGATCTAACTTCCCGGTTACGCGCACAGCACGCCGATCTCGGGCTGCTGTTTCTTTCTGCTTTTGTTGTGTTGTTGCACCGATATGATAGTCAGTCGGGGATGCGCATTGCAGTGTCAAGCGGTGACGATTTGCTGCTTGCGGTGATGCAACCGATTGGCCGACAGTCGGTTTCGACGTTGTTGCTTGATGTGGATGGTGCAATACAAGAGGCACGACAAAAGGCACGAGAAAATCCTTTATTGCTTGCTTCTGTCATGCAGCGCGATTCGGTCGGCATTGATTGCAAGAACGGCGGTGCTCAGTTACTTCAGTTACCTGACGTGGCAGCTTTTCATCAATGCGATGGCGAGGTGAATTGGTCTTCTGATAATGTTGCAGGGGGTGTCCGGTCATCTCCTTTTGCGCTAATTCTTGCGACTGAAGTATCTGCCGACGGTCTTTTAAGCGCTGGATTTTTCTACTCGACAGCATTATTCGAGTCATCCACCATCACGCGTTTATCGGGTCATTTTGTCGGTTTGCTTGAACAAATAGCCCGCAACCCCGAAATCGCGCTCGATCAATTGGCGTTGTTAAGCGATGCGGAACAAGCGCAGATTGCGGGTTGGAATGCCGTGGTGGCGCAAGCCGATGCACGAGTACTTGATCCGTTAGCCCAAACGTCGTTACCGGTATTTGTCCCGATCCATGCGGCACTGGCCGCGCAGGCGGCGGCGAATCCCGACCGAATTGCGCTATGTCACGGTGTGTCCACGGTGAGTTGGTGTGAATTGAATGTTCGCTCCAATAGATTGGCGCATCGGTTGATCACCAGCGGCGTGCAGGCTGAAGTGCGGGTCGGGGTCAGCATCGAACGCTCGCCGGAAATGATCATTGCCTTGCTGGCAATCCTCAAAGCCGGTGGCACATTTGTGCCGCTTGATCCGGGGTATCCCGCGGCCCGCCTTGCTTATATGCTCACGGATGCCGGTGTTCAGCATCTGGTGACACAGCGCACTATAGCGGAGCGCACTATGGCGGAGCGCTCGCCATCAACGGGGATGACCACGTGGTATCTGGACGACCTTGAAACGGCTGCTGGGGTTATGCCGCCGGAATGGGATCAAGATCCGGCCGTTGTCATTCATCCGGCCCAGAGCGCCTATCTGATCTATACCTCCGGCTCGACCGGCCAACCCAAAGGCGTGACCGTTGAACACGGTCCGCTGGCGCGTCACTGTCAGGCAATCGGCGAGCGCTATCAAATGTCGGCGGCTGACCGGGTGCTGCATTTCGCTTCGATCAATTTTGATCTGGCGCACGAATACTGGTTGATGCCGCTGCTGTTTGGTGCGCGATTGGTGATCACCGACAACGTGTTATGGAGTCCGGCCGAGGCCTGCGACCAGCTGGTGCGTCATGGTGTGACCGTGGCGGCCTTTCCCCCGAGCTATCTGGTGCAACTGGCCGAAGCGATGCTAGTGCGCACGCAGCGAATGTCAGCATTCCCCTCAGCATTGCCCGACACCAAGGTCACCCTGCGGGTGCTGGCCTTTGGCGGCGAAGCGCTCTCGCGTGAACACTTTGAGCTGGTGCGTTCGGTGTTTGCGCCCGCGACGCTGATTAATGGCTACGGCCCGACCGAAACGGTGATCTCACCAATGCTGTGGATGACCCAGCCCGATACCGATCCTGCCGAATGGCAACAGAATGCCTATCTCCCCATCGGCACTGCCGTGGGTGCACGCTCGGTGTATGTGCTGGACGCAGCGCTGAACGCGTTGCCGGTCGGCGTTGCCGGCGAACTGTATCTGGGTGGGGCGGAACTGGCGCGTGGTTATCATGCCCGCGCCGGGATGACCGCCGAGCGTTTTATTCCCGACCCATTTCGCGTCGGTGGTCGCTTGTATCGCACCGGCGACCGCGCCCGCTGGCGCGCTGACGGCAGTGTCGATTATCTGGGGCGACTGGATCATCAGGTCAAGTTGCGCGGTCTGCGGATCGAACCGGGGGAGATCGAAGCCCAGTTGTTAGCCTGCCCCGGGGTCCGGCAAGCGGCGGTATTGGTGCACGGAGAAGGTGGCGACGCGCAGTTGGTGGCCTATCTGGTACCAGAGCAGGGCAGTGCCTCGCCGCTCGATCGCACACTGCTGAAACAGCAGGTTGCACAGCATTTACCCGCCTATATGGTACCCGCGCAATTTATTTTATTGGACGCTCTGCCGGTCACCGCCAACGGCAAGCTGGATCGCCGTGCCTTACCGGCACCGACCTGGGAAGGACGCGCTTATCGTGCTCCGCAGAGCGTAGTCGAGATCAGCCTCGCCGCCATCTGGGCAAAGGTCCTGAAACTGGCACCGGAGCAGGTTGGCCTCGACGATCACTTCTTTGAACTGGGAGGGCATTCGTTGCTGGCGACACAGGCGACCGCGCTCATCCGTGAGCGTCTGTTGATTGCGCTTTCATTAGCGGATTTTTTTGAACATCCTACCCTGACGCAGCTGGCAGCTTATCTATCGCGCCATGTCGGCGCAGCAGAGTTGAGCGAAGCGGACGAATTGTCCGATATGGATGCGTTGTTGCAAGCCCTGGAGAACTAA